A portion of the Collinsella aerofaciens genome contains these proteins:
- the ileS gene encoding isoleucine--tRNA ligase yields MNLPKTGFPMRAGLSKSEPKRLKDWQDNKVYEQVLKKNEGHKKFVLHDGPPYANGPIHIGHAMNKISKDMINRYWMMQGYEVPYVPGWDCHGQPIEHKVEEKLGTEKFNQTSTAKIRELCNKFAVENIELQKAGFRRLGVLGDWDNPYLTLYHQHDAADIEVFKAMFDKGMIYRGHKPVHWCKHCHTALAEAEIEYSDETSPSIFVRFEMTSKPAGLEDFDGPVDFIIWTTTPWTIPSDQAVSLKPGAAYVAVEHDGRAEVMLEDLAPKCCEEFGWEYTPVMVDGEPYVAPAETFHHIHYKQPIFDGVEGVALLADYVGVDDGTGIVHNSPGHGVDDYFACLKEGITDICMPVDDDGKFYTGEEFGTGGPFSGMDTDEANPHIIEFLRERGTLVLEKKITHSYPHCWRCKHPVLFRATDQWFVSMDKTGLREQAGKEVRENVKWYPAHAANRIGAMVEQRPDWCISRQRNWGVPIPSYTCADCGEKVMNDATLDAVIKLFHEKGSDAWFTDAPESYLGEACVCPKCGGHHLKADKDILDVWWDSGVSWKAVCEYRPELEYPADVYLEGSDQHRGWFQSSLLTSVGANGHAPYKAVVSQGFTLDGQGRKMSKSLGNVIDPNKVCDEMGADIIRLWVASVDTSSDVSIDHEILARTSDAYRRFRNTLRFLLSELEGQFEPETDGVAFADLLPLDKLMVARLTQVQAEVDDAYSCYEFPRAYRALYDFVVTELSNVYLDALKDRLYCDKPGSLERRSAQTVLAELFSMLMRDLQPILSYTVDEAMAYAPAGCVDHQKYAALLDWYKSPITIDEANEFEGVLEASLELRSAVTKALEDARSAGTFTKSQQVRVKAVVPAEMYALLTGDKAVDLAEFYIVSDVELTQGEELSVAIDAAEGECCDRCWNYRTTVGEYNGHAHICKRCAEALN; encoded by the coding sequence ATGAATCTGCCCAAAACCGGCTTTCCCATGCGTGCCGGTCTTTCCAAGTCCGAGCCCAAGCGACTCAAGGATTGGCAGGACAACAAGGTCTACGAGCAGGTTCTGAAGAAGAACGAGGGTCACAAGAAGTTCGTGCTGCACGACGGCCCTCCGTACGCCAACGGTCCGATCCATATCGGCCACGCCATGAACAAGATCTCCAAGGACATGATCAACCGCTACTGGATGATGCAGGGCTATGAGGTCCCTTATGTCCCCGGTTGGGACTGCCATGGTCAACCGATCGAGCATAAGGTCGAGGAGAAGCTCGGCACCGAGAAGTTCAACCAGACCTCCACGGCTAAGATCCGCGAGCTCTGCAACAAGTTCGCCGTCGAGAACATCGAGCTGCAGAAGGCCGGTTTCCGTCGTCTGGGCGTGCTCGGCGACTGGGACAACCCCTACCTGACGCTCTATCACCAGCATGACGCTGCCGACATCGAGGTCTTTAAGGCCATGTTCGATAAGGGCATGATCTATCGCGGCCACAAGCCGGTTCACTGGTGCAAGCACTGCCACACGGCGCTCGCCGAGGCCGAGATCGAGTACTCCGACGAGACGAGCCCGTCCATCTTCGTGCGCTTTGAGATGACTTCCAAGCCCGCCGGCCTCGAGGACTTCGACGGCCCGGTCGACTTCATCATCTGGACGACCACGCCGTGGACCATCCCCTCCGACCAGGCCGTTTCCCTCAAGCCCGGCGCCGCCTACGTCGCCGTTGAGCACGATGGTCGTGCCGAGGTCATGCTCGAGGACCTGGCTCCCAAGTGCTGCGAGGAGTTTGGCTGGGAGTACACCCCGGTTATGGTCGACGGCGAGCCCTACGTGGCTCCCGCTGAGACCTTCCACCACATCCACTATAAGCAGCCGATCTTTGACGGCGTTGAGGGCGTGGCGCTGCTGGCCGATTACGTCGGTGTCGACGACGGTACCGGTATCGTCCACAACTCGCCCGGCCACGGCGTCGACGACTACTTTGCCTGCCTCAAGGAGGGCATCACCGACATCTGCATGCCGGTCGATGACGACGGCAAGTTCTACACCGGCGAGGAGTTTGGTACCGGTGGCCCCTTCAGTGGCATGGATACCGACGAGGCCAACCCGCACATCATCGAGTTCCTGCGCGAGCGCGGCACCCTGGTCCTCGAGAAGAAGATCACGCACAGCTATCCGCACTGCTGGCGCTGCAAGCACCCGGTGCTCTTCCGTGCTACCGACCAGTGGTTTGTCTCGATGGACAAGACCGGTTTGCGCGAGCAGGCTGGCAAAGAGGTCCGCGAGAACGTCAAGTGGTATCCGGCCCATGCCGCCAACCGCATTGGCGCCATGGTCGAGCAGCGTCCCGACTGGTGCATCAGCCGCCAGCGCAACTGGGGAGTGCCAATCCCCAGCTACACCTGCGCCGACTGCGGCGAGAAGGTCATGAACGACGCCACGCTCGACGCCGTCATCAAGCTCTTCCACGAGAAGGGCTCCGACGCCTGGTTCACCGACGCTCCCGAGAGCTACCTGGGCGAGGCCTGCGTCTGCCCCAAGTGCGGCGGCCATCACCTCAAGGCCGATAAGGACATCCTCGACGTGTGGTGGGATTCCGGCGTCTCCTGGAAGGCCGTCTGCGAGTACCGTCCCGAGCTGGAGTACCCGGCGGACGTCTACCTCGAGGGCTCCGACCAGCACCGCGGTTGGTTCCAGAGCTCGCTGCTCACCTCGGTGGGCGCCAACGGCCATGCCCCGTACAAGGCGGTCGTTTCGCAGGGCTTCACGCTCGACGGCCAGGGCCGCAAGATGTCCAAGTCGCTCGGCAACGTCATCGACCCCAATAAGGTCTGCGACGAGATGGGTGCCGACATCATCCGCCTGTGGGTTGCCTCCGTCGACACCAGCTCCGACGTTTCCATCGACCACGAGATTCTCGCTCGTACGTCCGATGCCTACCGTCGTTTCCGCAACACGCTGCGCTTCTTGCTTTCCGAGCTCGAGGGTCAGTTTGAGCCCGAGACCGACGGTGTCGCCTTTGCCGACCTGCTGCCGCTCGACAAGCTCATGGTTGCCCGTCTGACCCAGGTCCAGGCCGAGGTCGACGACGCTTACTCTTGCTACGAGTTCCCGCGCGCCTACCGTGCGCTCTACGACTTCGTGGTTACCGAGCTTTCCAACGTGTACCTCGACGCCCTGAAGGACCGTCTGTACTGCGATAAGCCCGGCTCGCTCGAGCGCCGCAGCGCCCAGACCGTGCTCGCTGAGCTCTTCTCGATGCTCATGCGCGATCTGCAGCCGATTCTGTCCTACACCGTCGATGAGGCCATGGCCTATGCGCCCGCCGGCTGCGTCGATCATCAGAAGTACGCCGCACTGCTCGATTGGTACAAGTCACCCATCACGATCGACGAGGCCAATGAGTTCGAGGGCGTGCTTGAGGCTTCACTCGAGCTCCGTAGCGCCGTGACCAAGGCCCTTGAGGATGCCCGCTCCGCCGGCACCTTCACTAAGAGCCAGCAGGTCCGCGTCAAGGCGGTCGTTCCCGCCGAGATGTATGCGCTGCTGACCGGCGACAAGGCCGTCGACCTGGCCGAGTTCTACATCGTCTCCGATGTTGAGCTGACCCAGGGCGAGGAGCTCTCCGTTGCCATCGATGCTGCTGAGGGCGAGTGCTGCGACCGTTGCTGGAACTACCGCACCACCGTCGGCGAGTACAACGGCCACGCTCATATCTGCAAACGTTGTGCCGAAGCGCTGAACTAG
- the lspA gene encoding signal peptidase II → MGRTGDMTPPLRWRLGVAGGVALVVLLVDQLTKLAVRAVGDALHVTVIPGVIDFMFVRNIGAAFSMGEGHGIAFAVLALAVIIAISVYLVRAPQLAHLEVVGMAMVAGGAIGNAIDRLAFGFVTDFIATTFIDFPVFNVADIGITLGVVLALFGYMFLSPAAREVDATAELNARDEARAKRKAKQRGERARKIRERNER, encoded by the coding sequence TTGGGTCGTACTGGGGATATGACGCCGCCTTTGCGTTGGCGGTTGGGTGTTGCTGGTGGGGTGGCGCTGGTTGTACTGCTTGTTGACCAGCTGACCAAGCTTGCGGTTCGTGCCGTGGGCGACGCTTTGCATGTGACCGTCATCCCCGGTGTCATCGACTTTATGTTTGTCCGTAATATCGGTGCTGCCTTTAGCATGGGTGAGGGGCATGGCATCGCGTTTGCCGTGCTCGCGTTGGCAGTCATTATCGCTATTTCCGTGTACCTCGTTCGTGCACCTCAGCTCGCCCATCTTGAGGTTGTGGGCATGGCGATGGTTGCGGGCGGTGCTATCGGTAACGCTATCGATCGTTTGGCTTTTGGCTTCGTGACCGATTTTATTGCCACCACCTTCATCGACTTCCCTGTATTCAATGTGGCCGATATCGGTATTACCTTGGGCGTCGTGCTCGCCCTCTTCGGCTACATGTTCTTGAGCCCCGCGGCCCGTGAGGTTGATGCGACCGCCGAGCTTAACGCCCGTGACGAGGCCCGCGCCAAGCGCAAGGCTAAACAACGTGGGGAGCGTGCCCGCAAGATTCGCGAAAGGAATGAGCGCTAA